One part of the Dermacentor andersoni chromosome 2, qqDerAnde1_hic_scaffold, whole genome shotgun sequence genome encodes these proteins:
- the LOC129387326 gene encoding uncharacterized protein, translated as MRRSGSRTGATHSGAELSARRSQLATAALSSPRPSASSGLGGGSRTLLAFSSSLSSHGGPGGSVQRRVSAHSGQNLAPSGSASHRSAAGHGRTLSATEQAHLRMLSSRSDSVIHDMTHSSESRIAPQQMSGHVLDTPMSIQITPVSSGMESMFESRASRDHRFRDRVRSGEGSGIFLEPQLDDSSFRRTHRQSSSQTRLARRSLSRSPSSREDNGPLQELVEVETDGALSRERTVGSPARSASFHGSSEAKREATRKSSSSIAANSMSTRSLLKDAQSSSSSRLVHSARAATSTERTSSTLGTTGNRGALTSSFKTGFESSKRLESLLDKSRTSPTSLGVTSMADSGFQRQKHDVLATPLRLSLSGSATKTATESTKVRSQQQTSTTAIRDTAPIGVGLLESTNVTQATTAEEREKPQVVITTERTATQGPGWSQQVVSSRWKVQETGSGSASSEPRPGTLAATDTKTGMSISSSKPGSDPRKFFSNATASRMPGSRENTSLMTPSFLQEGTSSSLLQQSVHRSSLFSDNASGALTSSAPAPVLVPSSIEKEGFSNAITQQSSFQTTISSGTDSDKSAVNAAHSETLAKSEEQETIQQAVIEKTAAGTLINSEENVSSITPSSDLEKTSKSLIQESIHRTGFPSNKITSTSTVTDTTGKTLSDSTNEGGFQNRLLDRPAFSVLGSSEKSSFFASSAPKKTSSSTVTQESIRQSTSFLDKTAGTMAPTGIEGTTLSTSANLAELSQDVFDKSTAPAVHDLRDRPSTLASGTLERMSSKSVVQESVKNAELHSAKAATVTSEGSNESDNLFMSSFPKASSKLVIQESVHRTISSQKPPGISTNYVKIMESNAASGSENALQQTTLDKTAAPALPDLHKKTSISSPTFFQKASSRTSVQTSSQRTSIPSDRALETARATDSTGDVLTISTKQDAREQVLGNAAVSTLASSSENVSRVVQGTTSMSLLEESQQRTSLPSEGQAVGIAVPALGDIRVSSTKQDTLTNLSGATLVTSAPERTSSKSLIQESIHQTGIPSNKLTFTTVTDTMGKTLGDSTNQDAFQNKPLDRPALNMLGSSEKSSFFTSSAPKKTSSRTVTEEHIRQRSSFSDKAAGTTAPIGIEGTTLSTSTNQAALRQEVSDKSRAPAIHDLSDRSSALTTGILEKRTSSVVQDSVKNLESHSTQAITVTSEGTKENANLFTSSFPKASSTLLIQDSVKAVESTAGSGNENALQQTTLDKTAQSTLLGLHEKTSILSPTSFQKASSRTSVQTSSQRSSIPSDRAPETARVTDSTGNVLTISTKQVDGKEVFSERPFDAIREERHRLLEQRWNDVPVSKEREGRTASVQDKGTLEIAQRTTLTMDQGETRALETARATDSTGDVLTISTKQDAREQVLGNAAASTLASSSENVSRVVQGSTSMSLLEDLQRQTSLPSEGQAAGISLPALESNKVSSTKQDTLTNLSGATLVTSAPERTSSKSVIHESMRRTISSTKPPDVQVSADTKDETFSSSAVQDLVQQKPAETDSNNYSLSAGAQLITTKKISTRHKTNEPVQRSFFERIEGSNYQTIDSAMQRGQLVSSGGKYDFQEFQVTASSEPTQATAEIACECESLPDKAPQDLSTEYVSAHKEKQVEDKAGSTTAVALTPLPELSLIGSTPKASSEEIRSSETERPVCKVTDRDDALQWPARLDTTERRSTRLGEAAALFDAPSDVVHTGHSRIKVQNKEMTEQVRQAEEQKGGYEEVSGRKIYDTAMQEGTAPAPVSEALIKPQIAPITYGAEQEERVSQPTNDQPRVDSSLLQYTPDEYILAELVREVEKKIEASSRYHVEPLPDDVLTIRSSKGIESLGRLRYETYEEELLMRRSEDDLSQEQERSTAEALEQPATAVQQPVMGLDQEGYAGVLEEYYERIEKRQPEPEPEEPTKAGAQPSVDIGEEIKAKVEEHKSAVTTKAQEKHRVLAEEHDQWEGKDAESKEVDGKEVFSERPYDAIREERHRQFEQRWNDVPVSIEREGRTASVQDKGTLEIAQRTTLTTDQGETKKLQDKVFVKKHQGERTSENAVRRFIAAAIEEAAKREETTKSVKRFREYPCLQEAPARIRSGSPYTSATDLASRKEEERRLADKKVQQEKAIPQLVRCKSIAELIEKIIQQHVSGTDIHKQGMVHQKQVQAQDFTSAQAPSFPPNMGQQEIPVYYQTGTVSQKPGDQYVNDYRCSLQGAPRKSDTQLESTSHTDRRFSFSALGGRGAKCVIRKLEPGALTYLVEVAPADKNQENQTDMVMAEEQMLVSEIFDHITTPNLRVSSSGTRLKEPAPITVSPAESLTAIRNAYAEAVAWRVLRKQSPQGTEGVLSDAQKAKFYENRQGMNVEKTASSTSLQSAPSVEDYFVQRMLDSGIIRNQAELRGKKPLNLENRVVSRTLSTGTFSKAGASSEAIAAPPPTPSRNVEHGENVQGGAEYCLGAAQDSTAQAPEKEEAPRDAAFEEARNLTAAASNFVGNEKQAMAATSAESYEEKRSSTFASSERSTRESRRTATVEATATSEEQRFVAEQPSAASLKSAVSIGLGECTLCRNRISPEKSFESFICFGLHDLPNYFATVPSEVRDTVKLRIATDDDVREIMYLPWKEPESTYTLHAAIVTRHMLCPSSFFVAVDTSRGLICGAASVLVFDEEVAFCGFCHIRENYAFEHVGVLLWNELLHVTSGKNLFTLLPEPACRELQEVYPFPSNPATGILFGPTRLSRAAFARTVLVLEYKDKYFDALASYDKHVFGFNRKRYLASTVHEVGLDIRVATRNERNICGYGGMQRDSAGRLVLRWLFADDAETAESLLSSLLASCSHEDEVEVVAAFFLRSAATRPILDKLSTRQLEPWRLVYTKREPLHSYGRVICLTTV; from the exons CAGCAGCGGAATGGAGTCGATGTTCGAATCGCGCGCCTCTCGCGATCATAGGTTCCGGGACAGGGTCCGAAGCGGAGAGGGCAGCGGAATCTTCCTTGAGCCGCAGCTGGATGACAGCTCCTTCAGAAGGACACACCGCCAGAGCAGTTCGCAGACACGGCTGGCCCGCAGGTCCCTCTCGCGGTCTCCCAGCAGCCGCGAGGACAACGGACCACTGCAGGAGCTCGTCGAAGTCGAGACCGACGGTGCGTTGTCGAGAGAAAGGACAGTTGGCTCACCCGCGAGGTCGGCGAGCTTCCATGGCTCAAGCGAAGCGAAGCGCGAAGCGACACGGAAGTCTTCCTCTTCGATCGCAGCGAATTCTATGTCCACAAGAAGCCTGCTAAAGGATGCACAGAGTTCCAGCAGCTCGAGACTGGTGCACAGTGCCCGCGCAGCAACTTCAACGGAGAGAACTTCAAGCACCCTCGGAACTACAGGCAACAGGGGAGCACTGACGTCGTCGTTCAAAACCGGCTTTGAATCCTCGAAACGGCTCGAATCTCTGCTAGATAAAAGCAGAACTTCGCCCACCAGTCTGGGCGTGACGTCAATGGCCGACAGTGGATTTCAAAGACAAAAGCACGACGTGCTTGCTACACCACTGAGGCTGTCCTTGTCGGGATCTGCTACAAAGACGGCAACTGAAAGCACAAAGGTTCGAAGTCAGCAGCAAACTAGCACCACGGCCATTCGAGACACAGCACCCATAGGCGTAGGTCTACTTGAAAGTACGAACGTTACCCAGGCTACAACGGCAGAAGAACGCGAAAAACCGCAAGTTGTTATCACAACGGAGAGAACTGCGACGCAGGGCCCAGGATGGTCTCAACAAGTGGTGTCCTCGAGGTGGAAAGTCCAGGAGACAGGTAGTGGAAGCGCTTCGTCAGAACCAAGACCTGGTACTTTGGCAGCAACAGACACCAAGACCGGAATGTCGATTTCCTCTAGTAAACCGGGCTCAGATCCCAGAAAATTCTTCAGCAACGCAACCGCATCTAGAATGCCAGGTTCAAGAGAGAATACCAGTCTCATGACTCCAAGCTTTCTTCAAGAAGGAACTTCAAGTTCACTCCTACAGCAGTCGGTACATCGAAGCAGTTTATTCTCGGACAATGCGTCTGGTGCGTTGACAAGCTCTGCTCCAGCCCCAGTTCTTGTCCCAAGTTCTATTGAAAAAGAAGGCTTCTCAAATGCAATAACGCAGCAGTCATCATTCCAAACGACTATATCCTCAGGCACGGATTCTGATAAATCTGCAGTCAATGCAGCGCACAGCGAGACGTTGGCTAAGTCTGAAGAGCAGGAGACGATCCAACAAGCAGTTATTGAGAAGACAGCTGCGGGTACATTGATTAATTcggaggaaaatgtttcttcgaTAACACCAAGTTCAGATTTGGAAAAAACGTCAAAATCACTCATTCAAGAGTCAATACACCGAACTGGCTTTCCGTCGAACAAGATAACTTCTACATCAACAGTAACCGATACAACGGGCAAAACATTAAGTGATTCCACAAACGAAGGCGGTTTTCAGAACAGGCTTCTAGACAGGCCAGCATTTAGTGTTTTAGGTTCAAGTGAAAAGTCTAGCTTTTTTGCAAGTTCTGCTCCGAAAAAAACATCTTCAAGCACCGTGACACAAGAGTCCATACGCCAGAGTACTTCCTTTTTAGACAAGACCGCTGGCACGATGGCACCCACAGGTATCGAAGGCACGACATTATCTACATCCGCAAACTTGGCTGAACTTAGTCAGGACGTTTTTGACAAATCAACAGCACCAGCCGTGCATGACTTGCGCGACAGGCCTAGTACATTGGCTTCTGGTACCTTAGAAAGAATGTCTTCCAAGTCTGTTGTCCAAGAGTCCGTGAAAAATGCGGAATTACATTCTGCGAAAGCAGCCACAGTCACCTCTGAAGGGTCGAACGAGAGCGATAACCTCTTTATGAGTTCTTTTCCAAAGGCGTCTTCAAAGTTGGTGATACAAGAGTCTGTACATCGCACTATTTCTTCTCAAAAACCGCCGGGCATCTCGACGAATTATGTAAAGATCATGGAGTCGAATGCTGCTTCTGGAAGTGAGAACGCGCTTCAGCAGACCACCCTTGACAAGACCGCTGCGCCAGCGTTGCCAGACCTACATAAAAAAACCAGTATCTCGTCGCCTACCTTTTTTCAAAAAGCGTCTTCGCGAACTTCAGTTCAAACATCTTCACAGCGAACCAGCATCCCCTCAGATAGAGCGCTAGAGACAGCTAGAGCTACTGATTCTACAGGTGATGTACTGACTATTTCCACAAAGCAGGATGCTCGTGAACAAGTTCTCGGCAACGCTGCGGTGTCGACACTAGCGTCGTCTTCCGAAAATGTTTCACGCGTGGTTCAAGGGACAACTTCAATGTCTTTATTGGAAGAATCGCAACAACGAACCAGTCTTCCTTCAGAGGGGCAAGCCGTCGGAATTGCAGTACCAGCTTTAGGAGACATTAGGGTGTCTTCTACGAAGCAAGACACTCTGACAAATTTGAGCGGAGCGACTCTTGTAACCTCAGCTCCAGAAAGAACATCTTCAAAATCGCTCATTCAAGAGTCTATACACCAAACTGGCATTCCGTCGAACAAGTTAACATTTACAACAGTAACCGATACAATGGGCAAAACATTAGGTGATTCCACAAACCAAGACGCTTTTCAGAACAAGCCTCTGGACAGGCCAGCATTGAATATGTTGGGTTCAAGTGAGAAGTCAAGCTTTTTTACAAGTTCTGCTCCGAAGAAGACATCTTCAAGGACAGTAACAGAAGAGCACATACGCCAGCGCAGTTCCTTTTCAGACAAAGCAGCTGGCACAACGGCACCAATAGGTATCGAAGGCACGACATTGTCTACTTCCACAAACCAGGCTGCACTTCGTCAGGAGGTTTCGGACAAATCAAGAGCACCAGCCATACATGATTTGTCTGACAGGTCTAGTGCCTTGACTACTGgtattttagaaaaaagaacgTCTTCTGTTGTCCAAGACTCCGTAAAAAATCTGGAATCGCATTCCACGCAAGCAATCACAGTTACTTCTGAAGGGACCAAGGAGAATGCTAATCTCTTCACTAGTTCTTTTCCAAAGGCGTCTTCAACATTACTTATACAAGATTCTGTAAAGGCCGTGGAGTCGACTGCTGGTTCTGGAAACGAGAACGCACTTCAGCAGACCACCCTTGACAAGACCGCGCAGTCAACGTTGCTAGGCCTACATGAAAAAACCAGTATCTTGTCCCCTACCTCTTTTCAAAAAGCGTCTTCGCGAACTTCAGTTCAAACATCTTCACAGCGAAGTAGCATCCCCTCAGATCGAGCTCCAGAGACAGCCAGAGTTACTGATTCTACAGGCAATGTACTGACTATTTCCACAAAGCAGGTGGATGGCAAGGAAGTTTTCTCCGAAAGACCATTTGATGCTATTCGAGAAGAAAGACATAGACTGCTCGAGCAGCGTTGGAATGACGTGCCTGTttcaaaagaaagagaagggagAACAGCATCAGTGCAGGACAAGGGAACGCTTGAAATAGCCCAGAGGACCACTTTGACGATGGATCAAGGCGAAACTAGAGCGCTAGAGACAGCAAGAGCTACTGATTCTACAGGCGATGTACTGACTATTTCCACAAAGCAGGATGCTCGTGAACAAGTTCTCGGCAACGCTGCAGCGTCGACACTGGCGTCTTCTTCCGAAAATGTTTCACGCGTGGTTCAAGGATCAACTTCAATGTCTTTATTGGAAGACTTACAGCGACAAACCAGTCTCCCTTCAGAGGGGCAAGCCGCCGGGATTTCACTACCAGCTTTAGAAAGCAATAAGGTGTCTTCTACAAAACAAGACACTTTGACAAATTTGAGCGGAGCGACTCTGGTAACCTCGGCTCCAGAAAGAACATCTTCAAAGTCGGTCATTCACGAATCAATGCGTCGAACAATTTCTTCTACTAAGCCACCTGACGTACAGGTTTCTGCGGACACAAAAGACGAAACATTCAGCTCATCTGCTGTTCAAGACCTGGTTCAGCAGAAACCTGCAGAAACAGATTCAAACAATTATTCGCTCTCCGCAGGAGCTCAGCTGATCACGACCAAAAAAATAAGTACGCGACATAAGACCAACGAACCTGTTCAGCGCTCATTCTTTGAACGAATCGAAGGATCTAACTATCAGACAATTGACAGCGCCATGCAACGCGGCCAGCTTGTGTCATCCGGGGGTAAATACGATTTCCAGGAGTTTCAAGTCACGGCAAGCAGCGAACCCACACAAGCTACTGCCGAAATCGCTTGCGAATGTGAATCGCTTCCTGATAAGGCCCCTCAAGACTTGAGTACGGAATATGTCAGCGCACACAAAGAGAAGCAAGTTGAAGATAAAGCCGGAAGTACAACAGCTGTAGCGCTCACACCGCTTCCAGAGCTTTCACTGATTGGGTCGACCCCTAAGGCATCGTCCGAAGAAATTCGTTCAAGCGAGACTGAGCGACCTGTTTGCAAAGTCACTGATCGAGATGACGCGTTACAATGGCCCGCCCGTCTTGACACTACAGAGCGTCGTAGCACTAGGCTGGGAGAAGCTGCCGCCCTTTTCGATGCTCCTTCAGACGTCGTGCACACTGGGCACAGCAGAatcaaagtacagaacaaagagATGACCGAGCAGGTAAGACAGGCCGAGGAGCAGAAGGGTGGTTACGAAGAAGTTTCTGGAAGGAAAATTTACGACACAGCTATGCAAGAAGGCACCGCTCCCGCACCAGTAAGCGAGGCGCTTATAAAGCCCCAAATAGCTCCTATTACGTACGGCGCTGAACAAGAAGAGCGGGTCAGTCAACCGACAAATGATCAGCCCCGCGTAGATAGCAGCCTCCTACAGTACACCCCTGACGAGTACATCCTGGCTGAGTTAGTTCGTGAAGTGGAAAAGAAGATCGAAGCTAGCTCTCGTTACCACGTCGAACCTCTCCCTGATGACGTACTTACGATACGATCATCCAAAGGAATCGAGTCTCTTGGCCGGCTAAGGTACGAGACATATGAAGAGGAGCTCCTCATGCGGCGCAGTGAGGACGATCTGTCTCAAGAACAGGAAAGGTCAACAGCAGAAGCACTTGAACAACCTGCGACCGCAGTGCAACAACCTGTCATGGGCCTTGACCAGGAGGGATATGCGGGGGTCCTTGAAGAATATTATGAACGTATTGAGAAAAGGCAACCAGAACCAGAGCCAGAAGAGCCGACCAAAGCAGGCGCACAGCCTTCAGTAGATATTGGTGAAGAAATCAAGGCGAAAGTTGAAGAGCACAAATCCGCAGTTACCACAAAGGCGCAAGAAAAACACCGTGTTCTCGCGGAAGAACACGACCAATGGGAAGGTAAAGATGCTGAAAGCAAAGAGGTGGATGGCAAGGAAGTTTTCTCCGAAAGACCATATGATGCTATTCGAGAAGAAAGACATAGACAGTTCGAGCAGCGTTGGAATGATGTGCCTGTTTCAATAGAAAGAGAAGGGAGAACAGCATCAGTGCAGGACAAAGGAACGCTTGAAATAGCCCAGAGGACCACTTTGACGACGGATCAAGGCGAAACTAAAAAACTTCAAGACAAAGTTTTTGTGAAGAAACATCAAGGTGAACGGACGTCTGAAAATGCGGTGAGGCGCTTCATAGCGGCAGCCATCGAAGAAGCGGCGAAGCGCGAAGAAACTACCAAATCCGTTAAGCGATTTAGGGAGTACCCCTGCTTGCAAGAGGCGCCCGCGAGGATACGTTCGGGGTCACCATACACTTCTGCAACTGACTTAGCTTCCCGCAAAGAAGAGGAACGCCGTCTTGCCGACAAAAAAGTGCAGCAAGAGAAAGCCATACCACAGCTTGTGCGTTGCAAGTCCATTGCAGAGTTAATTGAAAAAATCATTCAGCAGCACGTCAGTGGAACCGACATCCACAAACAAGGCATGGTGCATCAGAAACAGGTGCAGGCACAGGACTTCACAAGCGCGCAAGCTCCAAGTTTCCCGCCCAACATGGGACAACAGGAAATACCTGTCTATTACCAGACGGGGACGGTTAGCCAAAAGCCAGGTGATCAGTACGTCAACGACTATCGTTGCTCTTTGCAAGGCGCTCCACGGAAGAGCGACACCCAGTTGGAGAGCACTTCCCATACGGACCGCCGGTTCTCGTTCTCAGCGTTGGGCGGCCGCGGCGCCAAATGTGTAATTCGAAAACTTGAACCTGGAGCTTTAACTTACCTAGTCGAAGTAGCGCCCGCAGATAAAAACCAAGAAAATCAAACCGACATGGTCATGGCCGAAGAGCAAATGCTGGTCAGCGAAATTTTTGACCATATAACAACACCTAATTTGCGTGTGTCTTCCTCAGGCACTAGGCTCAAGGAACCGGCACCAATCACTGTTTCACCTGCTGAGAGCTTAACTGCCATAAGGAACGCCTATGCAGAGGCCGTTGCTTGGCGTGTATTGCGCAAGCAATCGCCTCAGGGCACCGAGGGTGTCCTTTCCGACGCGCAGAAGGCGAAATTTTACGAGAATAGACAGGGTATGAACGTTGAAAAGACAGCCTCGTCGACGTCGTTGCAGAGCGCACCTTCTGTGGAAGACTATTTCGTACAAAGAATGCTCGATTCAGGCATAATAAGAAACCAGGCGGAACTACGGGGCAAGAAGCCACTCAATCTCGAGAATAGAGTCGTCTCGCGAACGTTGTCAACGGGCACATTCTCCAAGGCGGGCGCGTCGTCTGAAGCGATTGCTGCGCCACCTCCGACACCATCACGTAACGTGGAGCACGGAGAGAATGTCCAAGGAGGAGCGGAGTATTGCTTAGGCGCGGCCCAGGACTCGACAGCACAGGCCCCTGAAAAAGAAGAAGCCCCGCGGGACGCTGCATTCGAAGAGGCGAGAAACTTGACTGCCGCAGCGTCGAATTTTGTCGGAAATGAGAAGCAGGCGATGGCAGCAACTTCGGCAGAAAGCTACGAAGAGAAACGTTCGTCGACTTTCGCGTCGAGCGAGAGGTCCACTCGGGAATCTCGGAGGACAGCCACAGTGGAAGCGACTGCGACGTCAGAAGAGCAGCGCTTTGTGGCGGAGCAGCCCTCCGCAGCCAGCTTGAAGAGCGCCGTAAGCATCGGTTTGGGGGAGTGCACATTGTGTAGGAACCGCATTTCTCCGGAAAAATCGTTCGAGTCATTCATCTGCTTTGGCCTTCATGATCTGCCCAACTACTTTGCGACCGTTCCTTCTGAAGTGCGTGACACTGTCAAGCTGAGAATTGCCACCGACGACGACGTGAGAGAGATCATGTATCTGCCTTGGAAAGAACCGGAATCCACGTACACTCTGCACGCCGCAATAGTCACGAGGCACATGCTTTGCCCAAGTAGCTTCTTCGTCGCCGTCGACACCTCACGAG GGCTCATCTGCGGCGCCGCGAGCGTGCTCGTGTTCGACGAAGAGGTCGCCTTCTGCGGCTTCTGCCACATCCGCGAGAACTACGCGTTCGAGCACGTGGGCGTCCTGCTGTGGAACGAGCTGCTGCACGTCACCAGCGGCAAGAACCTGTTCACCCTGCTGCCCGAGCCCGCCTGCCGGGAACTGCAGGAGGTCTACCCGTTCCCGTCGAACCCCGCGACGGGCATCCTCTTCGGGCCGACCCGGCTCTCGCGGGCCGCGTTCGCGCGCACCGTCCTGGTGCTCGAGTACAAGGACAAGTACTTCGACGCTCTCGCCTCGTACGACAAGCACGTGTTCGGCTTCAACCGCAAGCGCTACTTGGCCTCGACCGTGCACGAGGTCGGGCTCGACATCCGCGTGGCCACGCGCAACGAGCGCAACATTTGCGGCTACGGCGGCATGCAGCGAGACAGCGCCGGTCGCCTGGTGCTGCGCTGGCTGTTCGCCGACGACGCCGAGACGGCCGAGTCGCTGCTGTCCAGCCTGCTGGCCTCGTGCAGCCACGAGGACGAGGTGGAGGTGGTGGCCGCGTTCTTCCTGCGCTCGGCTGCCACGCGACCTATCCTCGACAAGCTCAGCACCCGCCAACTCGAGCCGTGGCGCCTCGTGTACACCAAGAGGGAACCCCTGCACAGCTACGGCAGGGTCATCTGCCTCACCACCGTCTAG